In Bombus huntii isolate Logan2020A chromosome 11, iyBomHunt1.1, whole genome shotgun sequence, the sequence GTATGTCAAATATCAGAGTCCAATTGTTTCAGTAGCATTAACCGTACCGATGATCGTAATCGATTTGTAACTTTTACAGTTCAAGGCAATTACTGCGATATGTATACGTATCGTTTCAGTAAGTACGTAGTGGTAACACCTGCTTTACTCTCACCACATTTCTGACACAGTTGCACCTATATACTTACATCAAAGTACAACGTTCTGTATCccttttttcatatatttacaGACATGGTAATCCTTTTGTCCAATTTGTCCTTAGACAAATAATTCGATACTTTTGGTCGTAGCCTTCTTGTATTACGCTGCTCTTCATGAATAAGAGCGTTCGACACTGGCCCTAAACATTTATTTTGCAAGCATTTTCAGTTACGAACATTCTTTGGATAGACACTCGACCGTCGACAGACCTGGGCAGCTGCAGAACTTAATCCGTTTCTTCTTGACATGTTTCCTACCCCTTCGGGTACATGTATCTCCTACAACCCTTCTCAATATCTTTCGTTTGTTTTTCAAGTACCTTTTATCAAATGTTCCTGACTCTTCGTTCTCGTTTCAACGAAGTAATATCATTTAGTCTTTGTTCTCGCATATAGTCATACGTATATATACTTAGATATCGaaaaatacgaatatattaGATATCCTTGGATAACAATATATACAGCATGCATTGGATTGTAACATAAGTTTGTTCTGTTTttatgtatactatatataaacGGAGAATATGGAACGAACGTATATCGCAAgcttaataaaaatgaattgtTCAACGGATTAAATAATACAGATGCGTGCAAGGGGAACGAAGTTTTTGAGATTTTAAAACGAAGAgtcaaatattaaaagaaattataaaataagaaactgAAAAGAATGACTAATAGTTCGCGAATTACTGCTGGAATAGATGAAGATAAAAACGAGCATTTATCTCAAAGCATATCTCTTTCGCCGATTCTTCTTGTAAAAGATCTTCTATATCTTTCACAAATGTTATGTCTCACGTCGTGCTCTACTATTCGAGCAAGAAATCTGCTCTTTCTGCTCGGAAAAAGAATTATAAGAAGCATTTTACAATCACGTTTATAAAACTGATGTTCTTTTCAGGCAAACTATCTGGGGGTTAAATCATCCCGACAAAGTGATCCGGAGATATCGAACGTCGAACAGTGGGGAACGAGGCTTTCATATCCAGACGTTTGTCATCGTGCTCGGTTATTTCCTATATCGTGGCCAACAAAAGACTATTAGTATGCCGTGCACAGTGACACCTCATGGTCCTTAATCCTCGATGGAACCCATCCGTGAATTAAAAGTTATCGTTGATCGACGATCCTCCTGATCCAGTTAAGCCGCGAAGAGTGTCGTTTAGAAACTCTCCGGTTGTAATTATTCGGAACGGTATCCACAGAAGCgattcttcctcttcttttctcaTTCTTCCGTCGACGAGGTCCTGAGAATCGCTAAATGGAGATTGATCTTTCCTAATGTCGTTTTTCTGCGCTCTTAAAATCGCTCGTTGCGACtataaagcatataacgttttataagGTCAGAAGGatcgtattttataattctcaCTCTTGCGTTAAAGTATCCCGGTTGATCCAGCGAAGGAAACACGGTCAATCCTCGAGGGCTCGAACGAAAATGTATGATCCTTGTCGAACACTAATTTTACACGTCCGTTTCACTGGTACCATGCAATTCTTAACACATTTACAAGTTGATTAACGAAGAAGTTTCTTATAAATCTACACGATCTTTTCTCATCTTTAACGTATAATATGCTGTACGTCATTGGTTggagaaatttcattgaaaggAGAATATCGTTCACCATCGCAACAATGCCGTGTCTTATAATGGAATTAGGAACAATAAAAACCAATACGAAGAGAGATTATTTCGCCCAGAAATAGAAAACATATGATAGGATGTTCTATTTTTAAAGGCTGGcagaatttatattataccaTTATTATATCGTAACATCTTAAAGCATATAGAAATGTGGAACACGATTACAAGAAGTGTTCCAATAAATGCTACTTTCGTTCAAGAAACGCGTAATCCTGAACACGCGTGTAATTGAAGTATCGTAAGTGTGTATGAAACATTAAGGACGATTATAGAAGAGACATATTATAGGAAAAAAATTAACGACGATAGTATAGTACTGCATCGATATCGTGTTGTTTGAAAGATATGTGCGTACGGTATTCTAAACGTGTTATTGCGTATATACATTGAAATGTACACATCTATCGAGAACTACGCGCATCCACGAGCATTTGTAATAACGCTCGCAGGTTGGGCGGGTTCGATCCCTCAGAAAGGACGTGCATATATCATTTTTACTACTTTCAGCCTATAATTCACGTTCTCCGACGCATGTCGAAAATAGGTGTAATCTTTTTCTGCGAACCGTTTCGCGCGTTGAGTTTATCGGATGGACGTAAAAGTTCAGTATTGGTACGTTTGTTCTCTTAAAAGCAATGGTACACAAAATGGGAATTTCTTTGATGATCGATGTATCGTAAACGAGCATTTTATCCAGTAGGTATCGTAAATGAGAGATCTAAAACTGTTTGCCAAGTATAAACTGGAAACTATAACGGCCACTGAAAATCGAGTTACGATTATAGTAGAAAGTCAGTAAACGGTATAATGTTTTAGTACGAAGGGTAAAAATGGTATTTAATTTACGATTAATAGgtagtttaaatattaatagaaacgattaaaataataattcatatgAAAAGGCTGAGGTTACAAGAAATACGTAAGATGAAAATATGCAATGCTGAAccttttaaaaaatgaaaactaCAATCTATGATCGCACAGTGAAATCAATATTTAGCGACAGGTAAGAATAACGCTCATCTATCAAGTACTATGTCTCAGAAATTTATCTGATCACGAATTTACGCggtaaaattaatatctcgATCGCACCGGATAATACCAAAGTAAGATAATAATGACTGGCTGTCGAGTTTctaatatctttaaaaaacTATAAATCCCTGAGCTGTGTTTCAGATATCATTATTATTGCAATTGCAGCGATGAAATTACCGCTGGGTAAAAGGACCGTGTTATAAAACAGAGCCGCGGGATCagataaaaaggaaacagTGGTACACGGACAtgcgaaaataataaacgGTGATCAAGCACGAGGACGTGAAGAAATGATTGCTCTTAAGGAAAAAAGTGAAGATTAATTGAAGTAATATAATTGCTATCGTCACATTCACTGTACCCACTCTAATAGTTGCGGAGGTTTGAAGCTGATGTCCAACCGATACGTGGCTTCGCAGCTTAGTTTCACTGTCTTCAGCTGCCGAAATCTCGCCGATGTctccattttacagtaaaCAGGACCTGCGGCCGGTTCGCGCCTTAGGGACAAGGTCACTCGAAAATGTCCATCAGCACCCATCTATCACCATAATTTAACTTTGGAGGAAAGATAAAAAGATACAGTGCAACGTCTTTTGAACGATCGATGCTTAAATAGATGTCCGTTTAAATCACGCGATATGACTATGCGCGTGGTACAATTGAAAAAATAGAAGTAAGAtcttttctgaaaatttgaaaggcaGAACTCTTGTAAAATTAGCGTACTTCGAAAGAACGTCGCAACAGGACAAACGAACGGTGCAACGTGCACGGTGGGCGTCGCGACGCTTACTGAACCGCAGCGTCGTAGACGTAACGCGATTCCGGCACGCGACGACGGCTTTGACTTTTCTGTTTTGTCTTTCAATCCCCGCACAGTGATCGCGTTCCCCTTTCCGATAATGAAGAGATTACTGCAACCAGGGTTAGCGTGTTTAACACGGTtcctatatatatgtatagcatTCGCATTGAAACCAATAATAGCGTTGAAGAAATGGtaaaatgtacaattaatTTCGGTAGCGGTTGTAAACGAACTGTAAACGGGTTGGAAGAAATTTTACGCTTTGGCCAACAATAACTGATACTGATATATTTCTACTTGtgcttttttataattaatgcGAATTGCTTCTCtttgtattaatataaataagatgaaagaatattattttagaaaaattaaaatatttaaaaaatgaataaatatcaTAAGTCGGATAGTTAtgatagtatatatatatatgattatgctaaaaatattaacaaatatactTACGAATCAGCCACTACATAAGGTAATAAGatagtttaaaaaataataggaTATAAGTTGAATTACCATACAGTAAATGGGTATAACTGCAAAATTGTGTCTTCATCAAATGATCCTAAAACTATGGGATCTATCTTTAACTATTATAAGCTTCCTATAATcaatcttatttttaaaattacagaACCTTATATTGGTTAAATGTTTCCAAAATGGAGAATGTCCACCTTGAAATCGAAGATCATGCTGGCTCTCCTCAAAACATAAAGGATTTATGAAGAACGATCTTCAGCATTACAAATTGAAAGACTCGAGCTGCAAGGTTCAACAATACCAGGGTAGTTGAAATCCAGTCTCAAAATCGtggtaaataatttttttataaataatataagtaaataaataattatttttataaaaaatataaaacatgttCATTATGTGGATAAGAGTATAggtctttaaataattataatgtaatattttttaaatatttttattttcccaATGTTATGAGTTtgacattattttttaaaaaatataaacgatATAAAGATGTTAAGAAAACATTTGCAATTGCTTCCATCTTTATAATACGATGTACAACTGCGACAATTTCTTATGTTTACAATATTAGTTTCACTTGAAAAATCATCCTTACaacaattacaaaattaaaaatagtacATAAGGGAGTGTATATTATGAAGTTGCAAATATGATCATTGAATGTAatgttttacaaaataaatgatCATATAATAGATGatattacattaaatgtattaatactttaaaaatacaaggaactgttattaaaatatttatacatatacacaacACTGATAAAAACTAAATTTCTCCAAATATTAAATGGCAACTATGAATGATTATTAGTTATGTTACAATTTGcttatgaatttattaaaggttcataaaatttaaatttttaacaaactgtgcaatatataaaatactcattatattttctttcagaATCATTTGCACTGAAGTCTATTTGAGataacagtaatatcataaaAAGTCATTTTTTTCCATATcagtaaattaatttctagaACTTATGTATCTACTCTCCAAATATATTTCCAGTCAAGCGCTACGCGCGTTATTAATTGTCATAATGAATGTTCATATtgtttttcttcaatttcagGAGTACACACGCTCAAAGCTTGCCCTACTTTAATTGTTTGTCCCACTTCTACGCAAAATTTAAAATCTTTTGGAGCCTCGAATAATAACACAATAGTAGATCCCATTCTAAATTCGCCAAATAATTCTCCTTTACTTAAACGTGTACAGCCTAAACTAGCATCTTTCCATCGTTTTGCTTCAGGCCACTTAAGAGCATTTGTATGTAAGTCTTTATCACAGTAAACTTTTATAGAACCTACATTTGTCGCTCCAACTGCACTATAAGCCATAAAACCACCAGCCCATTTACCAATATACACTACACGttcatttaatgaaaataagtCTGGTAAATATTGGGCTATTTTAGGATTAACGCTTAAAAGCTTCCctgaaatgaagaaaaatattttcccaATTTTAATTCATGTAAACTAAAGTTAGATTTTGGAAtataaaaaaacaataaaCCTTGAAAGTGTTTACGAAATTCTATTTCCCAGTCAGTTGGACTATGAAATCTGTGATAATCCCCTGGAGCAAGATAAACTGTTAGTTGATAGAGCTGATTTGTTGGATTTTTTAAGAgagattttatataaatatcatcTTCTTCTTTAGTAAATTTAGACCATTCAGAATGAAATGTATTTATATCACCTAAAAAATGTCTAAGATTATAAGTAACACCCTTTACTTGTTGTACACAACATGAAGTTACTGGtccaaaatataaaacttttcCATCAGCAGGTGAAACctataataaatttacatataacgttttattacTCTATTTAAATGACTTACTTAATTtgatgtaaaaaatatatacatactataTTTGTAGTTTGAGCAATAGGTCTTGCATCATATTTGAGCGGTCTAACAAAAAAGTCAACAAGACTTGGAAAATCTGATAACTCTATATCAATTTCATCTAAATTGGCATCAAAAGTTTTTGCATAAAATCCATATAAGGTGGGTCTTAAACTAACTGGCAGTTCCAAACTAGCAATCCAACCCCATATTCGACTTATTACTCGAAATGGCAAGaaataataacattttatctgtaaatatttaattttaactaCAAAACTTTCTTGTTCATACATAGTCCTTAATTTCCTCAAATTTTGTTCAATTGAAATGTAATATATCATGCTGctattgtaataaaaatttataccaCAAAAACATTGATTGGGTCGTACACATTACTGTCCTCAGTTGTATATGGATGTTTTTTCAAATATCTCCACTGTAATGCTGTTAACAGTGTTACTCCCATTCCAAAAGAAACAATCCATTTTCGTTGCTTTATAAATGAGTACCAAGAATTATCTTTATATCGACTAGTACTTACATTTGAGGTATATGTCtttgacaattttttatttattaaaattttgaaattactttttgtatatatattcatacAACATTTACAAGAGTTTTTGCTAAAATATGTTAACAACAttagataaataattttattaaagtaataataaGACTTAAAGACTACAAACCTCACATCTTGAATTAAGTGATAAATCTTATAAAGATTCatcttgaaaataaattttattacatagaGATATATAAACTTTCTTATATTCTCCTTATACTCTTAGGTTAGCTtgaattatatacaaatttctacaaaaatatatatttataaataacaaaattcaGACATATATACTCAACAATTTTTAAcatatctttattttaattaaatttatacattaatCCTGTTGAAATATACATTTGGAATATCAAAAACttacaagaaatattttatttgacatttttatacatacgtacattaAGTACTCATCTACAGAAACAGTTGTAGCTTAAGAATGATTATTATAAAAACTCGAGATAAAGAAAATAGATTAGAACAAAAGATCTTCTTAACTACAAacttgtacgaatactgtTCGTATATAAAACGCCACCTAGCAgtttgatattaaaattatattcttttattcttattttatttaaatgcaTGAAACCCACTGATATTATACCAGTGCTGAAACCTAATGAAACCACAGAAATCGTCTGTAGTGAAACTTTACTCAATTAAACTGTACAATATATAACACGttcataatatatattttgtaatatgattattattttatatagttaaaaaatgttttgttgGGCTTGGACATGAACTTAtacattttactttattttattccgCTAATTTATACCTTAATatctttacaaaatttaaaatcgCTAATGTCATAAAAACATTTCTCATATCCTATAGTCAACGATACGCAATAATCCTTTTCATCTTTATTTCACAATTTACATTAAAgcatttacatattattattcgtCAAGTTTTACGTTTTTTCTTGCATATTGCTTTACCTTTCAGTTACCATTATATGCTACCAAAAATTGCtccaaaattattttttcatataccACGAGATACAATTTGAATTATATAACTTTAATCAGGATATGATCTGGTATAATTAATTAGTCATACATAGACTGCAGATATTTAcgcaaattcatatttgtaTGAAGGCAATCATTTAACTTAATAAACATTGCAACAAGTACGATATATTCTgagtattttatattgtatgtatttttatgtattatatacacAATTGAGttttcaaatttcccataaatgcataaagaTCTACAATCTTAATGTCCAAAGAAATAAAACTACGTAAAATGTTGGTCGAAAACAGAGGGGAAAAAATCAAGGTAGAAGCAATTTTCTACAATCGTGAAGCGTACCTGTGCCACCGGTTGTAATCATCACAAGAAAAGCGTAATAACAGGTGGCTCCGCGTCGCGGCAGGTGGATcagttcctttttctttttttatctttcctGGACGGTGTACGTTCTCCCATTGTTTTCGAGAGCGATACATACAATACTTGACAGGGTGTATCGAAGTGCTCTTTATCGGAAACTTGATTCGCGATCTTAAAAGCCACGAGTATAGTGTCAGCGTGGATAAGAGAGAAATGACGATTCGGAAAAAAAACTTGTGATAGATGCAACAATTGCATCGATTTTGTATCGCTAGATAGAGGTTATATATGCAAAACATTTTTCGGAAGTACATGCATGATAGCTCGTGGCTGCAGCAAAGTGAAAAGCGAAATAATGCCGCCGTCGTCGCATACGAATTGGACTAAACCCCTCCTAAAGAATGGACAGATGATGCAACTGCAAGCAAAGCGTACAACTTGCTCGACACAGAATCAGAATTCGAATGGTAGTAGCACGGAACACAGTGGTATTCCACTTGACAGAAGAATCAAAGTTGTTTTAGTAGGCGATGGTGCCGTTGGGAAAACCAGTCTGGTTGTCTCTTATTCAACAAACGGTTTCCCAGGAGAATATGTACCTACTGCTTTCGATAATTATAATGGTTAGTTAAAAATCTAATGACACTGGTAAGTTCTATTTCGGATAGTGACAAGTTTgatttaaagtaataaaaagaCGGTGAGTGTGTTCTTTAGCATGTCATGTATAAAAATCCGGGTAATTATTTGAATTTGTCttgatataattataaatatataaaatgtatgttttatatacatatattaaacaTGCAAATGTCTTAATTTGTTACAGTGGTTGTTAATGTCGATGGTCAACCAGTAAATGTTCAGCTATGTGATACAGCAGGTCAAGATGACTTTGATCCTCTAAGGTCATTATGTTATCCAGAAACAGATGTGTTCCTAGTCTGCTTCAGTGTTGTATGCCCTTCTTCTTATCATAGTGTAACTTCTCGATGGGTAAATGAAGTACGAAAATATTGCCCTAATGCACCAATCATTTTGGTAAtgaaatttgtaatagaagtatttatttttaatataaaatatttacaagattggtgtgtatatatagatattttaaatggaaacaataataattttaggTAGGCACAAAGAGTGACTTAAGATCAGATGTACATCTTATGTTACAATTAGCAAGATATGGACAAACACCAATTACAAGTTCACAGGGTCATCAATTAGCTCAAAAAGTTGGAGCTGTAAGTTACGTGGAAACATCTGCATTAACTCAACATGATCTTAAAGAAGCATTTGACCAAGCAATAGTTAGTGCTCTTAACACAAGAAGAGGTGGTACTAGTTTATTATATAGACGTAGAAAACCTTTACCATTATGGCGCAGATGGTTATGTTGTTGCAAAAAATCTTCTAGTGGTGCATAAATATTGATTAATTAGACTCTCTAGAGTATTCTCTGTGATCAAGTGCGACTACTTTGTTAtcggaattttttaatttctctgaGTATCTCAGCAATATAATTCTACGattttacttaaaaaatatgcaaacTTTCCATGTGTTATTGCCAAACTCTGAGATTATTATTagattatttttctaaaatttcaatagACTGTACTTGAGTAATAGTTTTTTGAATTGGTTAACCCCTTGTCTTACGATTTAAGTTCCAACAGCGTGTGCCGTAACCATCGGCAGGATCAGTCAGACTGAGTGTTTGAAGTTATACAAGATATAACTAATTTTATGTTGCAAGatgtttcataaataattactACCAATTGAGCACTAAACAAGATTCTTAAAGgtatctttttaatatttttcaaaaaaatatatctgcACGTCCGAATGCGGCCAAGAAAAAAACATGTTCGACGAGTCTAACTCGTGTTTCTTATGTTTGGCCCGAAAAACGTACCACGAGCCCAGCTTGAcgttgtaggttaaggggttaataattctatatatacATTCTACTTTTTTCATTAGTTAaatctttctattttctaaaatatataaaacacagttttctattttcttgtacagatataaaatttatattctgaTAGCTAAGCTGTACGCCATTCATA encodes:
- the LOC126871081 gene encoding phosphatidylserine decarboxylase proenzyme, mitochondrial — translated: MNLYKIYHLIQDVSKNSCKCCMNIYTKSNFKILINKKLSKTYTSNVSTSRYKDNSWYSFIKQRKWIVSFGMGVTLLTALQWRYLKKHPYTTEDSNVYDPINVFVIKCYYFLPFRVISRIWGWIASLELPVSLRPTLYGFYAKTFDANLDEIDIELSDFPSLVDFFVRPLKYDARPIAQTTNIVSPADGKVLYFGPVTSCCVQQVKGVTYNLRHFLGDINTFHSEWSKFTKEEDDIYIKSLLKNPTNQLYQLTVYLAPGDYHRFHSPTDWEIEFRKHFQGKLLSVNPKIAQYLPDLFSLNERVVYIGKWAGGFMAYSAVGATNVGSIKVYCDKDLHTNALKWPEAKRWKDASLGCTRLSKGELFGEFRMGSTIVLLFEAPKDFKFCVEVGQTIKVGQALSVCTPEIEEKQYEHSL
- the LOC126871087 gene encoding ras-related C3 botulinum toxin substrate 1-like; this translates as MIARGCSKVKSEIMPPSSHTNWTKPLLKNGQMMQLQAKRTTCSTQNQNSNGSSTEHSGIPLDRRIKVVLVGDGAVGKTSLVVSYSTNGFPGEYVPTAFDNYNVVVNVDGQPVNVQLCDTAGQDDFDPLRSLCYPETDVFLVCFSVVCPSSYHSVTSRWVNEVRKYCPNAPIILVGTKSDLRSDVHLMLQLARYGQTPITSSQGHQLAQKVGAVSYVETSALTQHDLKEAFDQAIVSALNTRRGGTSLLYRRRKPLPLWRRWLCCCKKSSSGA